The stretch of DNA GCTTTCATGGCGGACACCGATTTCGTGAAGGTCCCAGTTAAGGGTCTGGCATCGAAGGAATACGCAAAGACCCAGGCGGACCAGATCAAGCCGGACAAGGCGATGGCCGAGTTCAGGCCGGGCGAACCCCAGAAGTACGAGCATGAGAGCACTACTCACCTTACAGTCATTGATCAGCAGGGGAACATCGTGGCCCTGACCCAGACAATCAACTACTTCTTCGGGTCTGGCGTAATGGCCACGGGAACGGGACTCATGATGAACGATGAGATGGACGACTTCTCAACCAATCCGGCGTCGGTCTCGGCGCCTGAGCCTGGCAAGAGGCCCCTCTCCAGCATGAGCCCTACAATCATTCTGAAGGACGGAAAGCCTTTCATGGCTCTCGGAACCCCCGGCGCCACCAGGATCTTCCCGAGCCTCGCCCAGATCATCATGAACGTGATCGATTTCGGAATGGGGCTGGATGAGGCAATCGAGGTTCCCCGCGTGTGGAGTTCTAGTTCTGCGGGGAAGCCGGGGGCGGTGGCGGTGGAGAGCAGGATCCCTGTGGAGACCCGCGAGGCGCTTCAGGCTCTCGGCCACAAGGTGGACGTTAAGGGCGACTGGGACTCCTACTACGGCGCATGCCAGGCAATCATGCTCGATCAGTCCACAGGTCTGATATACGGAGCAGCGGACTCAAGGCGGCTTGGAGAGGCGATCGGGTTCTAGTTGTGTGAACACGCATGAGAGGAGCCTAATGATGAGGCAGGTTGTCCTGAGAACCACAGCTGTACTGGCTGCTCTGATCCTGGTGGCGGTCATCGGCGCGGGGGGCTCGATCGCGGCTGCGAAACCCGCTTTGATCACCTCCATCGGGCAGAGTGCCGAGGCGGCAATGATCAAGCAGATATGCATACAGAACAAGATCCCGTATGAACTCGATGCCCTGGCAAGGGTGGACGCGCTGACTGGCGCGGATAAGCAGGCCCGGCACTCGGCTCTTGTGGTCGCGGTCGGCGGGAGCGCCAAAGGGCTTGGAGCAGCGGGAATCAACAAGGAACAGGAACTCGAAAGGGCAGTCGCCCTACTTGAGGCGGCTAAGCGGTTGAAGATGAACATCGTCGTGATGCATGTGGGCGGCGAAGAGCGTCGCGGCGATCTATCCGATGCGTTCATCCGCGCCGTGTTGCCATACGCGAGCTCCGTTGTCATAGTTGAAGGCGGAGACAAAGACGGCCTGTTCGAGGCGGTTCTCAAAGGGAAGAACGTGCCGATTACGAAGGTCGGAAAGATCCGCGATACCGGCTTGCCGCTCAAGAAGGCCCTCGGATTGAGCTAGTAGATAGTGGAGGCCGGAGGCCCGGAGACGGTCAACTGATGCCCGATAGTTCATACATTCTCGATCGGGCCAGAGGATGATGGGCCGGCCCGGGCCTCAGCCATTTCCCGCCTGCTCCTCCTGTATGGAAGACCGTGGTGGGCGGGGCATGTGGAGGTGATGTTGTTGCTGTCTGAGGGCGTAGTATTCCTAATAATGGTTGGAGTGTTCATGGGCGCTGCTTTCGCGTTTGGCCTGCCCATTGGCATATGCCTTGCCATATCCTCCCTAGCTGGTATGCTCGCTGGAGGCGCTGGTTTCGCAGTGAGGCATCTTGTGGAGGGGGCTTTCGGCTACCTGAACACTATCCTCGTCATTGCCACGGCGATGATGTTCATGAAAGGAATCCAGAAATCAGGCCTGCTGGACACTGTTGCACGGTGGCTTATTGAGACGTTTCACAGATCCCGCGCGTTGCTCCTCATCGGGCTCACGCTTCTCGTGATGTTTCCGGGCATGATCACTGGATCATCAACAGCGTGTGTGCTCACCACTGGCGCTCTTGTTGCTCCAGTCTTGATGCACATGGGAGTGCCGAAGATCCGGACCGCTGCAATAATCGCGATGGCGGCGATATACGGGATGCTCGCTCCTCCTGTGAACATCCCGGCGATGATCATCGGGGGCGGCATCGACATGCCGTACGTGGGGTTCACAAAACCGCTTCTCCTCGCCACGATTCCCCTTGCCATCATCGTCAGTCTGTTCCTTGGGCTGCCCTACATGGGCAAGTCCAAATCTCTCGACGACATGAGATCTAGTCTGCCGAAGAGCTATGCCAGGAAGTACGGGTTCAAGCTGTATCTGCCATTCATCATCCTCGTTGTGCTGATGGCTGGGCCCAACCTCGCGCCTGGCAGGTTCCCCGACCTGGGCATGCCACTAGTTTTCCTCATCTCCGCCGTCATCGCCGTGGTCACTGGGAAGCCCGTGCGGATGTGGAGTGTCGCCCGAGAGGCGATCCACGATGCCCTGCCTGTGATGGGGATACTGATGGGCGTCGGCATGTTCATCCAGGTGATGACGCTTACCGGGGTGAGAGGCTGGGTTGTGGTTGGGGCGCTGTCGCTTCCTAAGGCCTTTCTGTATCTGGCGATGGCCATCTCCGTGCCTGCCTTCGGGGCGGTGTCGGCCTTCGGTTCGTCGTCGGTGCTCGGCGTTCCATTTCTTCTCGCACTTCTCGGAACAACCAACGAGATCGTGGCCGCGTCGGGCCTGACTCTTCTGGCAGGCCTGGGCGATCTTGTCCCTCCCACGGCCCTGGCAGGGATGTTTGCGGCGCAGATCGTTGATGAGGACAACTACTGGCTGGTTTTGAAGGACTGTCTTATCCCGGCGATTGCAACGGCTGCATGGGGTGTCGTGATGATCCGCTGGGCCGCGCCGATCGCAAAGTGGATTCTGAAGTAGGAGGTGAGTGCCGTGATGGCCTGGGTCTACTGGGGGCTCTGCGTGTTCCTGTTCATTGCTGTGGCATACGAACTCGCCACGGAGCGGGATTTCTGGCGGCAGGCCACTGCTGCCTTGGTGCTCATCCCTCTCCTGCTGCGAATCCTCTTGTGGAAGTGAGGGTGGTGCATGGTGTCGAAGATTGATGCGAGGCTGCGCGCCGCGGCCCTGGCGGTCCTGGTTGTGCTGGCCGTGCTGGTTACAGGGGCTCAGTTCCGCGCGATGTGGAAGGACGATCTGATCGTTCCAGGCCCCGGTGTGACGGCGACGAAGATGCTATCGGATTACTTCCCCGGCCTGGCGGGAACTGCCGGTGACACAGAGGTGTTCATTCTCGAGGGGAAGGCGCCCGGCGCCACATGCTTCATACTCGGCGGCACTCATCCGAACGAGCCGTCGGGGTGCCTCACTGCGATGCTCCTTGTTGAGCGGGCGCAGGTGAGCAAGGGCAGGCTCGTGGTGGCGCCGAGGGGGAACCGGTCAGGGTTCACCTGCAACGACCCACAGGAGGGTTCGCCGCAGTGGATTCACTTCACCCTCGCGGACGGGTCCGTGAGGGCATTCAGGTTCGGTTCGCGCGGGACCAATCCCCTGCACCAGTGGCCGGACCCGGATATCTACATCAACCCATCCGGACAGAGGCTATCCGGGAGTGAGAACAGGAACCTGAACCGCGCCTACCCCGGACGGCCCGAGGGGACGCTCACGGAGAAAGCAGCATACGGCATAATGGAGGTCATACGGCAGGAGAAGGCGGACATCTCCGTGGATCTGCACGAGGCTTCGCCTGAATATCCTGTGATCCATGCCATAGTTGCCCATGAGCGATCCGAGGATCTTGCCGCGATGGCGGTGATGGACCTGGATTTCGACGGCA from Clostridia bacterium encodes:
- a CDS encoding DUF6305 family protein, whose product is MRQVVLRTTAVLAALILVAVIGAGGSIAAAKPALITSIGQSAEAAMIKQICIQNKIPYELDALARVDALTGADKQARHSALVVAVGGSAKGLGAAGINKEQELERAVALLEAAKRLKMNIVVMHVGGEERRGDLSDAFIRAVLPYASSVVIVEGGDKDGLFEAVLKGKNVPITKVGKIRDTGLPLKKALGLS
- a CDS encoding TRAP transporter large permease subunit; this translates as MLLLSEGVVFLIMVGVFMGAAFAFGLPIGICLAISSLAGMLAGGAGFAVRHLVEGAFGYLNTILVIATAMMFMKGIQKSGLLDTVARWLIETFHRSRALLLIGLTLLVMFPGMITGSSTACVLTTGALVAPVLMHMGVPKIRTAAIIAMAAIYGMLAPPVNIPAMIIGGGIDMPYVGFTKPLLLATIPLAIIVSLFLGLPYMGKSKSLDDMRSSLPKSYARKYGFKLYLPFIILVVLMAGPNLAPGRFPDLGMPLVFLISAVIAVVTGKPVRMWSVAREAIHDALPVMGILMGVGMFIQVMTLTGVRGWVVVGALSLPKAFLYLAMAISVPAFGAVSAFGSSSVLGVPFLLALLGTTNEIVAASGLTLLAGLGDLVPPTALAGMFAAQIVDEDNYWLVLKDCLIPAIATAAWGVVMIRWAAPIAKWILK
- a CDS encoding succinylglutamate desuccinylase/aspartoacylase family protein encodes the protein MVSKIDARLRAAALAVLVVLAVLVTGAQFRAMWKDDLIVPGPGVTATKMLSDYFPGLAGTAGDTEVFILEGKAPGATCFILGGTHPNEPSGCLTAMLLVERAQVSKGRLVVAPRGNRSGFTCNDPQEGSPQWIHFTLADGSVRAFRFGSRGTNPLHQWPDPDIYINPSGQRLSGSENRNLNRAYPGRPEGTLTEKAAYGIMEVIRQEKADISVDLHEASPEYPVIHAIVAHERSEDLAAMAVMDLDFDGIRMRLEKSPPTFYGLSHRAWGDYSETMALLMETANPSQGRLRGRTDEHLVLTGQDRFYVKAAELGRLYVPFDSHGHPIEERVGRHMSALAAIWRNAEFVGSMLPIEVEGLPDFAEIMEEGYGHFLNPAPAGAV